A stretch of DNA from Tigriopus californicus strain San Diego chromosome 8, Tcal_SD_v2.1, whole genome shotgun sequence:
CCCGCCTTCGACCTCCGTCTCGTTGGAACAGCCCGCCTCTGGCCCTTAAGTAGTGGCTGGAACGCGTTGGGCATTGACGAGTGAGTCGAGTCAGCCGTGGTCTGAGCATGGCCAGTCCCGCCGGCGGAGGAGGCGGCGAACCCACGGGCCCGTCGGTCTTGGCCCATAATAACAATCACCATCaccctcatcctcatcatcgaCTCCATCCGCGTCATGCGGGAGATGGGGGTGGGGCGGAAGATGGCCAGCGCAGTCCAAATATGGTCCCGTTAAAAATGCCCGGACCGCACGCCCATTTGCCCATGGCGCCGGGCACGCCCGGTACCCCGGGATCCATGCCCGGTCCTAATCCGGTGCCTCACACACCGACCGGTCCTCCCGGGGGGCCACCCCCGTTAGCCTTTGAAACGGACCTCCCGCCGGAGTTGCTGCACCAAGGTTGGCGAAAATATTGGTCCAAGCGCGAGAACCGGCCGTATTTCTTCAACCGGAACTCGGGCGAAACATTATGGGATTTGCCGCCCTTGGGTCATGCCCCGCCCGGCCATCACTCACCCTTGTCGGGCCCTCACTCACCCGGAATGAGTCCGGGACCTCCGTTTCAAAGGAACTCCGACCCACTTGGCATCAATCAAAATGGCCCGCCCGTTGGCCACGTGCATGGACCACCGCCTGGGGCCTCGCCTAGTGTACCAGTGAGTTGTTTGTGAAGCATTCTTAATGGTATGGGCCAGATTGTTGAATTATAATTGATTTTAGCCCCATGGACTGAAACGCCGGCCTTCGGAGGAAATGGGACCGGCCTCGGCCAAGAAGTTTATCGTAGCCGGTCCTTGGGACTTAGAGCTTCCGACCAACGTCatcttatttgaaaagaaGCCGACCATGTTGCCTCACCCGCACCCGGATGTAGAGCTCTTGCGCTTTTCTTACGTCATGAAACTACGCCAGAGTTTCCAAGAAATGTGCCATTCGCGCGAGGGTAGGACGTTAAAGCAGTTCATTCAACCGAACACATGAGTTGCAAATTTTCGGATGGTTATTTTTTCCAGGCATCGACGCCCCTAAGGAGAGTTTTAATCGATGGCTGCTTGAACGCAAGGTCATTGACCAAGGGGCTGATCCTGTGTTACCTTCGTATTGTTTTCCGGAGATCTCAATGTCCATGTATCGCGAGATCATGAACGATATTCCCATGAAATTGGTCAAACCAAAGTTTACAGGCGAAGCGCGGAAACAGCTTTCGAAGTACTGTGAAGCGGCCAAGACGATGATGGAAGTTCGGAGTGCCTCTTCCGAAAGCcgaaaaattgtcaaatggAATGTAGAAGATACGTTCAATTGGTTGCGCCGTACAGTAGGTGCCAACTACGACGACTTTCAGGAGCGTTTGACACATCTTAAAGTAAGTAACTGTATACCATAAGCCAATTCGGAGCACATGTTGACGAAGAAATCCACATAATTCTATTCATAGACTCAGTGCCAGCCCCACATCACTGATGCAGCCAAGAATTCCGTCGAGGGAATCTGTCGAAAGATGTATACTTTATCGTGTGATTACGCCCAAAAAGTACAAGAGCGGAGTCAGGAGGTGCTCAAAGAAGCGAACATTTTAGGTAAACGTAGCTTTCTTACGAATTTCAAACGCCAAACCACTCACTTCTGTTTGTATTTGTGATGAAACCTTTCAGAGCACAACGCCAAAACCCAAGTTCCACATCAAAGAAAAGTTTGGTGTTATCCCATTCAGTTCGCTTTGCCTTGCCCACGTTTGCCGATTGTGGAGTTCTTCCAAGATAAAGAGTTCACTCAACTGCGTTTCAAAGGCGAAGTTATGAGGCTGAACATTACCTATTTTCAAAAGTTGGTAAGTTTGCTCTTTTAatgttcattcaaattaaatcCAGGGTTCTCGATTTCTTTGTTGCGTAGCTGTGAGAGTCAACGTTTATTTCTTGACCTCAATGAAGTCTTTGAAACATCGTTTTTGCATGTTTTCTTGGCCGGAAATTGAAAGGGTTTCATTCGACTTTTATCCAAAATTGGTGTAAACTATTCTTGGTATAAAAAATTACCAATGGTTTTCCACTGTATTGAGTTTAGTATACAGTCTTGTATAAAATCGTTTGTCCTACTTATGTCAAGGTaaactttcttctttcaggAACAACTCTATCGATATGGGTGTGCGGATGATCGGAAATTTGAATTCTTCTTAACGCGTGTTTGGATGCTTCTGAAGCGTTACAATGGCTACTTTGGAACTGCACCCGGCGAAGGAGCCCAGAATCAGGGTGCCTTACCAGTTTCAGTATTTGAGTGTCTCCATAGGCAGTTTGGGGTGGCGTTTGAGTGTTTTGGGTCTCCTCTCAATTGTTATTTCCGCCAATATTGCTCAGCCTTTCCCGACATTGATTCGTACTTTGGCTCGAGAGGGTAAGTGAACAAACATTATTTATTTAGCTTATTTCAGCACCTCGAGCTGAGTCGTTCACATTCACGCTACATTCAGACCAATTCTCGAGTTTAAACCTCTTTGTGGATCATTTGAGGCTAACCCTCCCTTCTGTGAGGAGTTGATTGACGCCATGGTATCCCATTTTGAGCGTCTGTTAGATGAATCCCACGAGCCTCTATCTTTCATTGTGTTCTTGCCGGAATGGCGAGAGCCCGCTCCAGAGGCATTGCTCAAGCTAGAGGGATCAAGGTGGAAAAGGAAACAAGTGGTAGTTCCACCGTTGGAACACGACTACAGACATGGTTTCCAGCATACGCTTCCTAAGTAAGTGGGGAAAAGGAGAATGCTTGAGTTATGGTGAAGAAGATGGTAATTTTATCTTATTCACATTTATAGGACCGATATTAATATTCGTTCTATCAACGGCACTCTCATTGTGTGGCTGCAAAACGATGCAGGATATCAAAGGTGGGGTCCTACTGAGGACAGAGTGGAACAGCTCCTGGAATCCTTCAGACCTGGGCGAGAGCGAGAACGAGATAAGGCTCAAATTTTGTCTCCATCAAGACCTCAAACAGGTCCACAGACTCCCCCCAACTCTGCTCTCACTGGATCTCCCGCTCATCCTCATCACGTCATTACCCCAACTGGACCAAGTGGATCATCAAGTAGTGGAAGTAATAACCATGGAATTGTCGGCGTTGGGATAGGAGCTAGCGGCAACGGCGGTGAAAATCATTACCACGGTCCCAAAGAGGTGATAAGTGGAAATAGCCTCAGTAATAATGCCCCTGGTAGCTCCAGTTCGATCATGAGTTAATTGAAGtaaaatggcagaaaaaaCTGCCCAGTGGCACTCAAATTCATGACCTTTCATTAGGAAGTACAAAAAATTTATTCATGACAAAACTTGAGCAAAGATATGACTTAACTTGGCTCTCGTAGCGTAGAGCAGACAATAGACATGTGTGCCCGTCTCTCTTTTGGAGATGTATGGGTGTGTTTTCTGGAGCTTTTACTCTTCCCTTTGGAAATATCAGTCAATATCTGTTTCTAGAAAGCAGCTTGTGCTTGAATAGAGATACGGAACCACCTACCAACGTTCTGATGTGTTTTAGAGTATTTAAAATTTTATCGCCCGCTAAATTAGCATCGTCCCTCCTTCGGCCCTGTACCTTATAACAATAAAATTTCAACAGAcaaaagcacattttcaatCTACGCCAAGTAGAATCCGTTTTATCCACCACTTTTTACGAGTACTGACGTATTATATGTCTCTTGTATCCTGAAATAGGTTAAGAACTCCTTAAAATCTTTAATGATCCATTATTCACCACACCACAACCGACAACAtcaacctcctcctcctccttcacctCCTCCTCATTGTTACAATCGTAATAGCAATTGCGTTTTGTTTAGATATTTTATCTCTGAAGGTAACTTAATCTCATGGACACGTGACACAAAGTAtatattgaatgaataaacATAGTCACTGAAGCACCTGGGGTTTTGTCCGATTGTTGTTTTACTGAAGCTCAAATCGATTACAATCATTATCATTCACACAACTCAGCTCCCCAAGTGATGAtgttgagtttgaaattgtcaaacgTACGAACCATTAGCTTGTTTTTGGCTTGCTGGATATCGATCTCGGCAGCATTCTCAACCGGACATGGACCACGAATTCATCGGCAGGCGCTCATGCCTACGATCTTAGTTCACGGGGGAGCAGGAGACATCGATGAAGACATGGTAATCCGTAAATTCAATGGAACCAAGGCAGCCGTTCGTCAGGGCTATCAAGTGCTCATGGATGGCGGGTCAGTCATGGATGCCGTTATGGAAACCATTAAGGTGGGGAGGCTCAAAACTAATCCCAATAAAAGTTGCGTTGGTCTGAAAGATTGAGACTTATAGAAACAGTTTGTTGCGTTAAGGTTTTGGAAGACAATCCTGCTTTCAATGCTGGAAAAGGTGCGGCGTTGACCCAGCCTGGCCACATTGAGACGGATGCGTCTATAATGCGAGGTAGCGATTTGGCGGCTGGCTCAGTGGCCTCTGTCTCCGGGATTCGAAACCCAATTGTGGCTGCAAGAAAGGTTCTTGAACAAACCCCTCACGTTCAATTGGCCGGAGATTCTGCTTCCAACTGGGCCGTTGATCAAGGATGTGAAACGGAAGATGAGGTAAAAAGGCACTTTTGCAGCACGAATGCTTTCGTAAAATATGGAAATCATCCCTCTATAAACATATGCATCCGTGGAGGAACTGGTTTTGGATACTACTGGCAAATTGACTTACGGCCATGGTTTTTGAGCATGAAAGCTTCGAAGTAATCCTTGGAGCAGGGTACTTCAAGTGCTTCAAAAAACCTTTGCACATGAGTCCCCCAACAATTTCATCTGGTCATTATCGCTCATACACTCGGTCATAAAGGGTTGGGAAGTGTGGGAAGTACTAGAAAGAAATCTCCAACTTTATAGGTTGAAGACGGTGCATTAGATGGTTTGGAAAAATCATATCTGAAGGTTTATTTTGAAAGGGATTCACATTTAGTAATAGATTCCTTTTCAAATATCTGGAAGGGGCTCATTTTTGCCAATCATTGTTGCTGGATGAAAATCCAGCattaactttcaaatccgccctctaatCATCACACCACGTGGACGATCGTCTCACCCACTTCCGGAAGCTCTTGTGAACCTTTTTTGTCTCACAATGTGGAGCGAGTGTGAAGATGGGTCCTCCCCAATATTATCAATCGAACGCCCATCTGCTGGTCTAAAATTGGAGCTTAAAAGAACTGGCGCGAATTTCCGAGTAAAAAACGGCATTTCGTTCCTCCATGCTGACACATGTTCTAGGAAAAACGATGACTGAGgaaacaagtccaaattttgaatgttcatTCTACGTATCTAGGACTATTTCATCACACTACATCAATACGAATATTGGTTACAATGGCTAGCAGATCACAACATGACTAAATCCACCTCCGGTGAATACAAGACCATGAATCAAATCGAAACCATGGACAAATGGAAAAACCAAAAGAGCACGGTTGGAGCTGTGGCCATTGATGCCGATGGAAACATTGCCGCCGGAACAAGTACCGGTGGTTTGACTGGAAAACTGCCTGGTCGTGTTGGGGACACTCCCGGTGtaagaaaaatttgaaatgtctttgCTTGATGTGTTCCAAAATGTCGGCTTTAAATTCAGATTGGACATGGCGTGTTTGCCGATAACGATTCTGTTGGAGTCTCGGGAACGGGTGTGGGAGAATCCTTTATGAAAGTGGGTGTGGCGAGACGTGTGAGTTATTTGGTGGAGAAGACTGGCCTTTCCCCCAATGATGCCATCACAGAGACTTTGGATTATATGGCCCAACGGGTGGGTGGAGATGGTGGAGTGATTGCAATCGACGGAGCCGGTAATTTGGGCATCGGATGGAACAGCAACCAGATGTCATGGGCCTATGGTCGGAACGGGGAGCTTCATTATGGTGTGAACAGAGGGGAAGATTTCGTGGAAGATATCTAAAACCAGGACGGGCTCAATGTTAGTTCTGGCTCATCAAAGCGATCGATCGATGGCGCTCACTTATCCTTTGACCAATAAAAGAAGTGACCGCTAGCCTTAGCTCATCTTTGCTTAATGCATCCATAAAACTTGGGTGCAGGTACAATCGTTCAAGGATTAAATCCACGTCTCACATTCCTGTTAATCATACCTAGTTTGGTTTGAGCTTTTGAGGTCCGAGTACAGGAAGACAATAGCTTCCATCGAAATTGCATTTGTTCTAGGCCTCATCGTCTAGAAAGGATTGGATTGTAATGGAATGTGAAGAACTACAAATAGGCCTGACCTTTAGATTGTTGCATTTAGTCAACGTgtcactttgaatttgaatctgaACTTGCTTATTGAGTGGATGCGAACCCTCGCACGGCCAAGATTCCCAACCAGACAGCtggttttcaaaagtaaatgCTATTTTTCACAAGTGTCCGTATACCCAGTAAAAGCTGAAATGACCTTGTGTTTGGAATGGATTATTTCTTGATGTCAATATTGCCTGAGGTCACCAATCGAGGAGAACGATGCTAGTAGGACGACAGGGACGACGCATTCTCAGCAACAATAAGGGTGAAAAGAAGATGAGTCGTTCGGAGCGTCCGTGGAAAGATGGACGATCCGAGCTCTGAACAGACGAAGCAACGGAGCGAAGGGACGCTTGATGCGTACGAGTACCCACCGATACAATATAGTGGGCATCAGCTCCACAAGTCCTGTACTATTGGGGATTTCCTGCCATGAACCGAGTCGTACTTACGTACATTAGGTTGTAAAATGCCTCCATGACCAGTATTTCTAGTTGTGATGTCCCCCCAAGACCGCCCTGACGACGATTGTTGCACGGTCAAACATTCAGAACGTTTATCCATCGTCGACTCTTCTTCCACCTTGGGCTGAAAAAAAGATCtcaccttggatcggttttcatgAGTGGACAGGAAAAGATAATGTAGAATTGctccttttttcattcaattgtaCTGGATCGGTCAAGGAGGAGAACTTGACCTGAGGGCCGCTCATCTTCATAGTCCACCGGATGAAGGTCAATCCTCTTTAACAACACTTAGGAATCAAATTTCACGTTGAAAGATTTGCATCAGAGAGTGATTTGATTACTAGATATCGCCTCGGTTGTCGGGCTAGCTCAGAAACTTAATCGTACTTCTGGACCCTGTCATGTTCTACGGGCTTCGAATTAATGATGTCTAGGGGGGCATATTTCTGGCAAATAGAAGAAGCCTTTTAAGTTCCAAAAACTGCAAATAAAGTAACTAAGATAACCAAAAATAAACTTATGAGAGATAACTAAAAGCTAATAAACCCAAAGCTTGCAAaacaattgacaaaaagacaaaagtggcaaataatTTGGTAAATAAAACCCAAAAGCGAGAAATAAATCAGGCAATTTAAATGTTCAAGTCTCGAAACGCTTATGCATAttagaaaaataaacaaatttggTTGATCTTGTAATGTTCGTGGACCAGTTTTAAATTAGTGAAATGTAGTTCACTTGAATGCTATTTGCCTTGAATATCCCATTAACAAAATTGCATCATgccaaaacatctttgaatatCAGGATGACATATGCTAAGTAGTGCAAAAGGTAAGGATTATGTGAATTGACTTATTTctgtttgattccatttttcttcttttttattatgcCTTGAAGCAAAAACGAGCTTGACACTAGAAGTTTAGTGATCTGAAACTCAAAATAACTGATGAATCTGAACAACTTTCTCAAGTTTGCCTAATTTttctaaaatgtgacaaataaATTAGAAAAAGTGGACTAGTAGCAAATCAACACGTTTTGTGGCCTAAAATCTTATTTGCCAATTGTTCACACCCTTAATGATGATATGAAGTTCTACAtgtaatgaaaaatattgattgtCCAATGCCATAAGGATGATCATCGTTGGCCATGTTTTGTGATTGTGTAAGTTACTCGTATGCTTTATGGCATGTCCGTAATGTTGAAGACGTTTGTACTTGTTTGGTCAAAGGACAACGAACACTTTTGCAAAGTTGGAACACATTCTTGACTGGATGCCTCAAACCATGCGATAAACTGGATTACAGGACATGTGTTTAAGTTCTTCAGGCCAAATGGAAGAGGAAGATCTCCTTATCCCTGGACAATCTTTTTCCATTCTATTGATTGATGATCGATTATGGTCGATGGGCCAAATTGACTCGTCTTAAAGATGTGACCAcatattcttttcaattt
This window harbors:
- the LOC131884880 gene encoding mRNA (2'-O-methyladenosine-N(6)-)-methyltransferase-like isoform X1; protein product: MASPAGGGGGEPTGPSVLAHNNNHHHPHPHHRLHPRHAGDGGGAEDGQRSPNMVPLKMPGPHAHLPMAPGTPGTPGSMPGPNPVPHTPTGPPGGPPPLAFETDLPPELLHQGWRKYWSKRENRPYFFNRNSGETLWDLPPLGHAPPGHHSPLSGPHSPGMSPGPPFQRNSDPLGINQNGPPVGHVHGPPPGASPSVPPHGLKRRPSEEMGPASAKKFIVAGPWDLELPTNVILFEKKPTMLPHPHPDVELLRFSYVMKLRQSFQEMCHSREGIDAPKESFNRWLLERKVIDQGADPVLPSYCFPEISMSMYREIMNDIPMKLVKPKFTGEARKQLSKYCEAAKTMMEVRSASSESRKIVKWNVEDTFNWLRRTVGANYDDFQERLTHLKTQCQPHITDAAKNSVEGICRKMYTLSCDYAQKVQERSQEVLKEANILEHNAKTQVPHQRKVWCYPIQFALPCPRLPIVEFFQDKEFTQLRFKGEVMRLNITYFQKLEQLYRYGCADDRKFEFFLTRVWMLLKRYNGYFGTAPGEGAQNQGALPVSVFECLHRQFGVAFECFGSPLNCYFRQYCSAFPDIDSYFGSRGPILEFKPLCGSFEANPPFCEELIDAMVSHFERLLDESHEPLSFIVFLPEWREPAPEALLKLEGSRWKRKQVVVPPLEHDYRHGFQHTLPKTDINIRSINGTLIVWLQNDAGYQRWGPTEDRVEQLLESFRPGRERERDKAQILSPSRPQTGPQTPPNSALTGSPAHPHHVITPTGPSGSSSSGSNNHGIVGVGIGASGNGGENHYHGPKEVKNSLKSLMIHYSPHHNRQHQPPPPPSPPPHCYNRNSNCVLFRYFISEGNLISWTRDTKYILNE
- the LOC131884880 gene encoding mRNA (2'-O-methyladenosine-N(6)-)-methyltransferase-like isoform X2, producing MASPAGGGGGEPTGPSVLAHNNNHHHPHPHHRLHPRHAGDGGGAEDGQRSPNMVPLKMPGPHAHLPMAPGTPGTPGSMPGPNPVPHTPTGPPGGPPPLAFETDLPPELLHQGWRKYWSKRENRPYFFNRNSGETLWDLPPLGHAPPGHHSPLSGPHSPGMSPGPPFQRNSDPLGINQNGPPVGHVHGPPPGASPSVPPHGLKRRPSEEMGPASAKKFIVAGPWDLELPTNVILFEKKPTMLPHPHPDVELLRFSYVMKLRQSFQEMCHSREGIDAPKESFNRWLLERKVIDQGADPVLPSYCFPEISMSMYREIMNDIPMKLVKPKFTGEARKQLSKYCEAAKTMMEVRSASSESRKIVKWNVEDTFNWLRRTVGANYDDFQERLTHLKTQCQPHITDAAKNSVEGICRKMYTLSCDYAQKVQERSQEVLKEANILEHNAKTQVPHQRKVWCYPIQFALPCPRLPIVEFFQDKEFTQLRFKGEVMRLNITYFQKLEQLYRYGCADDRKFEFFLTRVWMLLKRYNGYFGTAPGEGAQNQGALPVSVFECLHRQFGVAFECFGSPLNCYFRQYCSAFPDIDSYFGSRGPILEFKPLCGSFEANPPFCEELIDAMVSHFERLLDESHEPLSFIVFLPEWREPAPEALLKLEGSRWKRKQVVVPPLEHDYRHGFQHTLPKTDINIRSINGTLIVWLQNDAGYQRWGPTEDRVEQLLESFRPGRERERDKAQILSPSRPQTGPQTPPNSALTGSPAHPHHVITPTGPSGSSSSGSNNHGIVGVGIGASGNGGENHYHGPKEVISGNSLSNNAPGSSSSIMS
- the LOC131884881 gene encoding isoaspartyl peptidase/L-asparaginase-like, which codes for MMLSLKLSNVRTISLFLACWISISAAFSTGHGPRIHRQALMPTILVHGGAGDIDEDMVIRKFNGTKAAVRQGYQVLMDGGSVMDAVMETIKVLEDNPAFNAGKGAALTQPGHIETDASIMRGSDLAAGSVASVSGIRNPIVAARKVLEQTPHVQLAGDSASNWAVDQGCETEDEDYFITLHQYEYWLQWLADHNMTKSTSGEYKTMNQIETMDKWKNQKSTVGAVAIDADGNIAAGTSTGGLTGKLPGRVGDTPGIGHGVFADNDSVGVSGTGVGESFMKVGVARRVSYLVEKTGLSPNDAITETLDYMAQRVGGDGGVIAIDGAGNLGIGWNSNQMSWAYGRNGELHYGVNRGEDFVEDI